CTGATCCTGGACTAGAGATGTTTCTCGGGCCCAGACAACCCATTTGTCGTACTGCTCGCTCTCCATTTTCATACCAATATCCATGTATGATGGTCCGAACTGTGCGCCATATGCCGCGGCTTCTTCCGCAGCCACCCGACGTTGAATGTCCTCCTGCAACCGAAGTTTGTAGAATTCTCGACGAGCAATATCATAGGCAGCACTCTTGTTCATATCCGGGACATTATTCAAAAGCCACAGCTGGCGCTGGACAACACTAGCACCAGAAAAATAACACATTAGCATCGGGAAACATTCGCGAAACATAATATAGCATTGGAAGTAGAAAAATTGGCAACACACCTTTCACCATCTAACCGCTTCCCTGGCTGTTGGATGCGGCTCCAATCATAGTGTTCAAAGTCCTTGCCAGTGCTCTCAAGAAGCACACGGGGCCGGGCAAGTTCCCAGGGGTGATCGCGGAAGAATTGAGTTCGCAATTGATCTTCCTCATATTTGAGCTCGACGGGTTGGAAAAGTCGACTAGGCTTCTTGGGCTTTCTGCGCTTCTCTTGGACCTGGAAGACGACCTGCGGCTTCGATGACCCAGCGACAGTTTTCAACCGCTGCTGGACAAGCTCATGCTGGGGAGGGCGAGTACGGATGAGAGTTTCAGCAGGAGGGATCTCGCCGACGACACTGACCCATTGTGGCAATTTGCCGGTCTTTCCACTGGCGAATTGGCTAAGTGCTGTCTGTCGAACCCGAAGGGCTGTGAGATTTATTTTGCCCA
Above is a genomic segment from Penicillium digitatum chromosome 3, complete sequence containing:
- a CDS encoding mitochondrial 37S ribosomal protein mS23 — translated: MGKINLTALRVRQTALSQFASGKTGKLPQWVSVVGEIPPAETLIRTRPPQHELVQQRLKTVAGSSKPQVVFQVQEKRRKPKKPSRLFQPVELKYEEDQLRTQFFRDHPWELARPRVLLESTGKDFEHYDWSRIQQPGKRLDGESVVQRQLWLLNNVPDMNKSAAYDIARREFYKLRLQEDIQRRVAAEEAAAYGAQFGPSYMDIGMKMESEQYDKWVVWARETSLVQDQRKSALSGAPDLGETTESSELEAEETEAVTL